Proteins encoded within one genomic window of Bacillus sp. F19:
- a CDS encoding DMT family transporter, translating into MKLKKSSVADLSLLFVAFIWGSTFVIVQKAIHFMPPHFFNGVRFFAAAIILTMISLRVTRFRLSKDTLLAGISLGVLLFLGYAFQTVGLLYTTSSKTGFITGLSVMIVPLLSIWLLKERARKTVYFAAGLGTAGLYLLTLSDFSSLNIGDLLVLFCAVAFALHIIFTGRFSSSHDAWMLTIVQLATVSILSFLASVVFEAANMKENFGSMFTFEVLFALIITALFATAFAFFVQTKLQQYTTASRVALIYATEPVFAALTAFIFIGERLTVYGIIGSLLILAAMLTAEWKQNSTEESLTI; encoded by the coding sequence ATGAAGCTGAAAAAATCTTCAGTTGCCGATCTCAGCCTCCTGTTCGTTGCTTTTATATGGGGATCTACTTTTGTGATTGTCCAAAAAGCCATTCACTTTATGCCGCCCCACTTTTTTAATGGCGTTCGTTTTTTTGCTGCAGCCATTATACTGACTATGATTAGTTTAAGAGTAACCCGCTTTCGACTTTCAAAAGACACATTGCTTGCCGGAATATCGCTTGGCGTCTTGTTATTTTTAGGTTACGCCTTTCAGACTGTCGGATTGTTATATACAACCTCTTCAAAAACTGGATTTATTACTGGTTTAAGTGTGATGATCGTTCCCCTCTTGTCCATCTGGCTCCTTAAGGAACGCGCCAGAAAAACAGTTTATTTTGCAGCAGGCCTTGGAACAGCAGGCTTGTACCTTTTAACCCTGAGTGATTTCTCTTCACTAAATATAGGAGATTTGCTTGTTCTCTTCTGCGCCGTTGCGTTTGCTTTGCATATTATCTTTACAGGGAGGTTTTCCAGCAGTCATGATGCTTGGATGCTGACGATCGTTCAGCTTGCAACGGTTTCTATCCTGAGTTTTCTAGCATCCGTGGTATTTGAAGCTGCAAATATGAAAGAGAATTTCGGCAGCATGTTTACATTTGAAGTTCTGTTTGCCCTTATCATTACCGCGCTATTTGCAACTGCATTCGCCTTTTTCGTTCAAACAAAGCTTCAGCAGTACACAACAGCATCAAGAGTTGCTCTCATTTATGCCACAGAGCCAGTGTTCGCTGCATTAACCGCTTTTATTTTCATAGGAGAGCGGCTGACAGTATACGGCATAATCGGCTCTCTGCTTATTTTGGCAGCCATGCTTACAGCTGAATGGAAGCAAAATAGCACAGAAGAATCTCTTACCATATAA
- a CDS encoding reverse transcriptase-like protein, translating into MKYLIHWMYISPKKKNLLFTSDNETDLDSAILIGDDLEKTGRVKSIEFIDTRGTAWSLKELKKLKLEVAHEPVDVEAYFDGNYNKQTKEAGLGAVIYYSINEKRARMRFSAKADGAESNNEAEYMAVYFMVQKLDELGVRYQDVTFKGDSQVVLNQLSGEWPVYEEAYTRWLDKIEAALKKMKVRPICMPIARKENEEADKLAGQGLKGMTIASEWKLDSD; encoded by the coding sequence GTGAAATATCTAATACACTGGATGTACATCAGCCCGAAAAAAAAGAACTTGCTTTTTACATCTGATAACGAAACAGACCTTGATTCAGCCATTTTGATTGGTGATGATCTCGAAAAAACCGGCAGGGTGAAATCAATAGAATTTATTGATACACGCGGCACGGCATGGTCACTTAAAGAATTAAAGAAATTAAAATTGGAAGTCGCGCATGAGCCTGTCGACGTTGAAGCTTATTTTGACGGCAACTACAATAAACAAACAAAAGAAGCAGGTCTTGGCGCTGTGATCTACTATTCAATAAACGAAAAAAGAGCAAGAATGAGATTCAGTGCAAAAGCAGATGGTGCAGAATCCAATAACGAAGCAGAATACATGGCTGTTTACTTTATGGTGCAAAAACTTGATGAGCTCGGCGTACGTTATCAGGACGTAACTTTTAAAGGAGATTCGCAAGTTGTGCTCAACCAGCTGTCCGGAGAGTGGCCCGTCTATGAAGAAGCTTACACCCGCTGGCTTGATAAAATTGAAGCAGCCCTGAAAAAAATGAAAGTGCGTCCAATATGCATGCCAATTGCTCGAAAAGAAAATGAAGAAGCGGATAAGCTTGCAGGACAAGGATTAAAAGGAATGACTATTGCAAGTGAATGGAAGCTTGACAGCGATTGA
- a CDS encoding reverse transcriptase-like protein — translation MIEVYVDGASAGDPGPSGAGIFIKGHGKGEQISVPLGIMTNHEAEYHALIKSLEICLEKGFTIISVRTDSQLVERAVEKEYVKNPAFIPLLEKVLCLKNRFELFFIKWIPSKQNSVADQLSRTAIRLNGDT, via the coding sequence ATGATCGAAGTTTATGTAGATGGTGCAAGTGCAGGAGATCCTGGGCCTTCAGGAGCAGGCATTTTCATTAAAGGTCACGGCAAAGGGGAACAAATCTCAGTCCCGCTTGGCATCATGACGAATCATGAAGCAGAATACCATGCTCTTATAAAAAGCCTGGAAATTTGTCTTGAGAAAGGATTTACGATTATTTCAGTCAGAACGGATTCACAGCTTGTAGAACGTGCTGTTGAAAAAGAATATGTAAAAAATCCAGCTTTCATCCCGCTGCTCGAAAAGGTTCTTTGCTTAAAAAATAGATTTGAGCTGTTTTTTATTAAATGGATTCCGAGTAAACAAAACAGTGTAGCGGATCAGCTATCACGAACTGCCATTCGGCTGAATGGAGATACATAA
- the cspD gene encoding cold-shock protein CspD produces MQNGKVKWFNNEKGFGFIEVEGGDDVFVHFSAIEGDGYKSLEEGQEVSFEIVEGNRGPQAANVVKL; encoded by the coding sequence ATGCAAAACGGTAAAGTAAAATGGTTCAACAACGAAAAAGGTTTCGGTTTTATCGAAGTTGAAGGCGGAGACGATGTATTTGTACATTTCTCAGCTATCGAGGGAGACGGCTACAAGTCTTTAGAAGAAGGCCAGGAAGTTTCTTTTGAAATCGTTGAAGGAAACCGTGGACCACAAGCTGCTAACGTTGTGAAATTATAA
- a CDS encoding DUF3892 domain-containing protein: MEKESFVAAQKNGDGDLVSFKTSAGRTLSYQEALMEIDKGAIEGVNTFKGKDGEMYIRSNPDHNKANNLDSLPPF; the protein is encoded by the coding sequence ATGGAAAAAGAATCTTTTGTTGCTGCACAGAAAAATGGAGACGGAGATCTCGTCTCATTCAAAACATCAGCAGGAAGAACACTCTCCTATCAAGAAGCACTGATGGAAATCGACAAAGGTGCGATTGAGGGTGTAAATACCTTTAAAGGAAAAGACGGAGAGATGTATATACGGAGCAACCCGGATCACAATAAAGCAAATAACCTTGATTCATTACCACCATTTTAG
- a CDS encoding zinc-finger domain-containing protein, with amino-acid sequence MEKKQVVCEIDQLLDAYCTDCLLKKLFRKEYGKKVAHSFCIEECTVGQKIKEYGKKLT; translated from the coding sequence TTGGAGAAAAAACAAGTTGTTTGCGAAATCGACCAGCTGCTCGATGCCTATTGTACGGATTGCTTATTGAAGAAGCTTTTTCGCAAGGAATATGGGAAAAAGGTTGCTCATTCTTTCTGTATTGAAGAATGCACGGTCGGTCAAAAAATAAAAGAATACGGCAAGAAGCTGACATAA
- a CDS encoding class I SAM-dependent methyltransferase: MKNTYNWEKEAEKKWDERAAFWNKGSKEMWDSGSRSSIVSFFTKYVKPEAEVIDIGCGDGYGSFLLMKEGLKVTGVDLSPEMIKLAKKHEEEGKLTFIQANMMELPFEDDKADALLTINCIEWTENPLAALNELKRVVKTDGYLCIAILGPTAHPRTNSFDRLYGKPVICNTMMPWEFEKLAIDNGWELAGSQGVYKRGVTEEMTRVLSSELKQSLSFLWLFMLQKKEGEIK; the protein is encoded by the coding sequence ATGAAGAATACATATAATTGGGAAAAAGAAGCTGAAAAGAAGTGGGATGAGCGTGCTGCATTCTGGAATAAAGGAAGCAAGGAGATGTGGGACTCGGGAAGCAGAAGCTCCATTGTGTCTTTTTTTACGAAGTATGTGAAACCGGAAGCTGAAGTGATTGATATTGGCTGCGGAGACGGGTATGGGTCTTTTCTTTTGATGAAAGAGGGGCTGAAGGTTACAGGAGTAGATCTTTCTCCTGAAATGATTAAGCTCGCTAAAAAGCATGAAGAAGAGGGAAAGCTTACATTTATTCAAGCGAATATGATGGAGCTGCCTTTTGAGGATGACAAAGCAGATGCCCTGCTTACGATTAATTGTATAGAGTGGACGGAGAATCCATTAGCTGCATTAAACGAATTGAAGCGTGTCGTCAAAACGGATGGCTATTTGTGCATTGCTATTCTTGGACCCACAGCCCATCCGCGTACGAACAGTTTTGACAGACTTTATGGGAAGCCTGTCATCTGCAACACCATGATGCCTTGGGAATTCGAAAAATTGGCCATTGATAACGGATGGGAACTGGCGGGAAGTCAGGGAGTTTACAAACGAGGAGTAACGGAAGAGATGACCCGCGTCCTATCATCAGAATTAAAACAGTCCCTTTCATTTTTATGGCTGTTTATGCTTCAAAAGAAAGAAGGAGAAATCAAATGA
- a CDS encoding DUF6123 family protein — MLHTKQSVTDYLLHLKDKGFQLKEDALGFIEFGKHYTGAEDELVIAAIELTLKAQKEFDGSFFVSLLERLTKEKAKNRTQAVLVAQKLNLI; from the coding sequence TTGCTACATACGAAACAGTCGGTTACAGATTATTTGCTGCATTTAAAAGATAAAGGATTTCAGCTTAAGGAAGATGCTCTTGGCTTTATCGAGTTCGGCAAACATTACACAGGTGCCGAGGACGAGCTGGTCATTGCTGCGATTGAGCTGACATTAAAAGCACAGAAGGAATTTGACGGCTCATTTTTTGTCTCCCTTCTTGAAAGGCTGACAAAAGAAAAGGCAAAAAACCGCACACAGGCAGTTCTTGTGGCACAAAAACTGAATTTGATCTAA
- a CDS encoding DUF2564 family protein has product MDQINHTGLISGFNNLKQLEMAVAAAQKMTGSATMSMDPEAIQNAEKALQDAKAIYQTAGDTGVDQDFLSNQNELLLQCEHQLNEAKQ; this is encoded by the coding sequence ATGGACCAGATTAATCATACAGGCCTTATCAGCGGCTTCAATAATCTAAAACAATTAGAAATGGCTGTAGCAGCAGCACAAAAAATGACAGGATCTGCAACGATGAGCATGGATCCTGAGGCGATTCAAAACGCAGAAAAAGCACTTCAGGATGCAAAAGCTATCTATCAGACTGCAGGGGATACAGGAGTTGACCAGGACTTTCTCAGCAATCAGAATGAACTTCTTCTGCAATGCGAGCACCAGCTAAACGAGGCAAAACAATAG
- a CDS encoding phosphocarrier protein HPr yields MVQKTFEITSESGIHARPATSLVNAVNSFIADVNLEANGRKVNLKSIMGVMSLGISKGTTIVVSAEGSDEKDAIEAVERVIIAEQLGA; encoded by the coding sequence ATGGTACAAAAAACATTTGAAATTACAAGTGAATCTGGAATCCATGCACGTCCGGCAACTTCATTAGTAAATGCAGTCAACTCATTCATAGCTGATGTGAATTTAGAAGCAAACGGCCGTAAAGTAAACTTAAAATCAATCATGGGCGTTATGTCTCTTGGCATATCAAAAGGCACAACAATTGTGGTATCAGCAGAAGGCAGCGATGAAAAAGACGCCATTGAGGCTGTAGAGCGTGTGATCATAGCAGAACAATTAGGCGCTTAA